A genome region from Rhodanobacter thiooxydans includes the following:
- a CDS encoding protein-glutamate methylesterase/protein-glutamine glutaminase, whose protein sequence is MDRVRVLVVDDSALVRKLMSAMLACDPGIEVVGTAADPLIAREKIKQLNPDVLTLDVEMPRMDGLTFLENLMRLRPMPVVMVSSLTTEGADVTLRALELGAVDFFAKPSSDLASSFGDGAQEICAKVKLAALARPRARTTVRKLDVAPRLSADAVLPRVQTTGTRGGSPIIAIGASTGGTEAVRVVLEAMPPDAPPILVTQHIPAAFSGPFAARMDRCSAMRVCEAQDGQPVQSGHAYIAPGSHHLLVMWDGAKYVCRLHDGPPVNRHRPSVDVLFRSLAASAGAATIATLLTGMGDDGARGLLELRQAGAATLVQDEPSSVVWGMPGAAWKLDAAAEMQPIDHMAARLLALARRPHTGASGA, encoded by the coding sequence ATGGATAGAGTGCGTGTTCTGGTAGTCGACGATTCCGCATTGGTGCGCAAGCTGATGTCGGCCATGCTCGCCTGCGATCCGGGCATCGAGGTGGTCGGCACGGCGGCGGACCCACTGATCGCCCGCGAGAAGATCAAGCAACTCAACCCCGACGTGCTGACCCTGGACGTCGAGATGCCGCGCATGGACGGGCTGACTTTCCTGGAAAACCTGATGCGGCTGCGACCGATGCCGGTGGTGATGGTGTCGTCGCTGACCACGGAAGGGGCCGACGTGACGCTGCGTGCGCTGGAGCTGGGCGCGGTGGACTTCTTCGCCAAGCCGAGCAGTGACCTCGCGTCCAGCTTCGGCGACGGCGCGCAGGAGATCTGCGCCAAGGTCAAGCTGGCGGCGCTGGCCAGGCCGCGCGCGCGCACCACGGTGCGCAAGCTGGATGTGGCGCCGCGGTTGTCGGCCGATGCGGTGCTGCCGCGCGTGCAGACCACGGGCACGCGCGGCGGCAGCCCGATCATCGCGATCGGCGCCTCCACCGGCGGCACCGAAGCGGTGCGTGTGGTGCTGGAGGCGATGCCGCCTGACGCGCCGCCGATCCTGGTGACCCAGCACATACCCGCCGCCTTCAGCGGCCCGTTCGCCGCGCGCATGGACCGCTGCTCGGCGATGCGCGTGTGCGAGGCGCAGGACGGCCAGCCGGTCCAGTCCGGCCATGCCTACATCGCGCCCGGCAGCCACCACCTGCTGGTGATGTGGGACGGCGCCAAGTACGTGTGCCGGCTGCACGACGGCCCGCCGGTGAACCGGCACCGCCCCAGCGTCGATGTGCTGTTCCGCTCGCTGGCGGCCAGCGCCGGCGCCGCCACCATCGCCACGCTGCTCACCGGCATGGGCGACGACGGCGCACGCGGTTTGCTGGAGTTGCGCCAGGCCGGCGCCGCCACCCTGGTGCAGGACGAGCCAAGTTCGGTGGTGTGGGGCATGCCCGGCGCCGCCTGGAAGTTGGATGCCGCCGCCGAGATGCAGCCGATCGACCACATGGCGGCACGCCTGCTGGCGCTGGCCCGCCGACCCCATACCGGCGCCAGCGGCGCCTGA
- a CDS encoding chemotaxis protein CheA: MATVDLTQFHKTFFEESLEGLDAMEAALLALDSGSTDHELVHTIFRAAHSIKGGAATFGFADVAAFTHVAESLLEEVRSERRAVDTALVDLLLRSVDCLRAMLARSAGGQPAADADSETLRGELLRLASGEAVAAPAAVASGVASASGWDIRFVALPHLLQTGNDPLRLFRELEQLGRLEVRRAFVLDSAPARLAELDPSQCHLGWELRLHGAVARGDVDAVFDWLDGDCELAIEALPGETSATAADPVAMAAPATAPVPAAAAPPARETATVRAASGEGSSIRVGVDKVDALINMMGELVITQSMLSDIGENFRPSQLERLREGLLQLERTTRELQESVMRIRMLPIGSVFNRFPRLVRDLERKLGKQVRLELHGEHTELDKTVLEKIGDPLVHLVRNAIDHGLELPAQRKAAGKPENGTLKLNAYHEGGNIVVQISDDGAGLNRAAIVAKAQQRGLLGAGQEPSDAEVAELIFQPGFSTAAQATDLSGRGVGMDVVRRNVRDLGGSVGVKSEAGKGSVFTIALPLTLAIIDGLVTAVGDERYIVPLTSIVESLRLKPEAVRRITGGGEVFHFREEYLPIMRLHRAFGCADAVTEIERGIVVVIEDAGRRMGLLVDDLLGQQQAVIKSLDAHYRRVQGISGATILSDGSVALIVDVGGVVRLGQRSKAAA; the protein is encoded by the coding sequence ATGGCGACGGTCGACCTGACCCAGTTCCACAAGACCTTCTTCGAGGAAAGCCTGGAAGGGCTCGACGCGATGGAGGCGGCGTTGCTGGCACTGGACTCGGGTTCGACCGACCACGAGTTGGTGCACACGATCTTCCGCGCGGCGCATTCGATCAAGGGCGGCGCGGCGACCTTCGGCTTCGCCGACGTCGCCGCGTTCACCCACGTGGCCGAATCGCTGCTCGAAGAAGTGCGCAGCGAGCGCCGCGCGGTGGATACGGCACTGGTCGACCTGCTGCTGCGCTCGGTCGACTGCCTGCGCGCGATGCTGGCGCGATCCGCCGGCGGCCAGCCGGCAGCTGATGCCGACAGCGAGACGCTGCGCGGCGAACTGCTGCGCCTGGCCAGTGGCGAGGCGGTGGCGGCGCCCGCCGCGGTCGCGTCCGGAGTCGCATCGGCAAGCGGCTGGGACATCCGTTTCGTCGCGCTGCCGCACCTGCTGCAGACCGGCAATGATCCGCTGCGGCTGTTCCGCGAGCTGGAGCAGCTGGGTCGGCTGGAGGTGCGGCGCGCGTTCGTGCTCGACAGTGCGCCGGCGCGGCTGGCCGAGCTCGATCCCAGCCAGTGCCACCTGGGCTGGGAGCTGCGCCTGCACGGCGCGGTGGCGCGCGGCGACGTCGACGCGGTGTTCGACTGGCTCGACGGCGACTGCGAACTGGCCATCGAGGCGTTGCCCGGGGAGACGTCGGCGACCGCGGCGGATCCGGTGGCGATGGCCGCGCCGGCAACGGCACCCGTGCCCGCAGCTGCTGCGCCGCCGGCGCGCGAGACGGCCACCGTTCGCGCCGCTTCCGGCGAAGGCAGTTCGATCCGCGTGGGCGTCGACAAGGTCGATGCGCTGATCAACATGATGGGCGAGCTGGTGATCACCCAGTCGATGCTCAGCGACATCGGCGAGAATTTCCGGCCGTCGCAGCTGGAGCGCCTGCGCGAAGGCCTGCTGCAGCTTGAACGCACCACCCGCGAGCTGCAGGAGAGCGTGATGCGCATCCGCATGCTGCCGATCGGCTCGGTGTTCAACCGCTTCCCGCGGCTGGTGCGCGACCTGGAGCGCAAGCTCGGCAAGCAGGTCAGGCTGGAGTTGCACGGCGAACATACCGAGCTGGACAAGACGGTGCTGGAAAAGATCGGCGACCCGCTGGTGCACCTGGTGCGCAACGCGATCGACCACGGCCTGGAGCTGCCGGCGCAGCGCAAGGCCGCCGGCAAGCCGGAGAACGGCACGCTCAAGCTCAACGCCTACCACGAAGGCGGCAACATCGTGGTGCAGATCAGCGACGACGGCGCCGGGCTCAACCGCGCCGCCATCGTGGCCAAGGCGCAGCAGCGCGGGCTGCTCGGCGCCGGCCAGGAACCCAGCGACGCCGAGGTAGCCGAGCTGATCTTCCAGCCGGGCTTCTCCACTGCCGCGCAGGCCACCGACCTGTCCGGCCGCGGCGTCGGCATGGACGTCGTGCGGCGCAACGTGCGCGATCTCGGCGGCAGCGTCGGCGTGAAGAGCGAAGCGGGCAAGGGCAGCGTGTTCACCATCGCGCTGCCGCTGACCCTGGCGATCATCGACGGGCTGGTGACCGCGGTGGGCGATGAGCGCTACATCGTGCCGCTGACCTCGATCGTCGAGTCGCTGCGGCTCAAGCCAGAGGCGGTGCGCCGGATCACCGGCGGCGGCGAGGTGTTTCATTTCCGCGAGGAATACCTGCCGATCATGCGCCTGCACCGCGCCTTCGGTTGCGCCGACGCGGTCACCGAGATCGAACGCGGCATCGTGGTGGTGATCGAGGACGCCGGCCGGCGCATGGGCCTGCTGGTGGACGACCTGCTGGGCCAGCAGCAGGCGGTGATCAAGTCGCTGGATGCGCATTACCGCCGCGTGCAGGGCATCTCCGGCGCAACCATCCTCAGCGACGGCTCGGTGGCGTTGATCGTCGACGTGGGCGGCGTGGTGCGGCTGGGACAGCGCAGCAAGGCCGCTGCCTGA
- a CDS encoding methyl-accepting chemotaxis protein → MFSNVHDFFHRLSLNIKVMLVVAVVLVGLVALTVMNTFQGRDLLVRGVQGALQNNVESAISIATAWDERAARGELSRAEAQKHALAQIHDMRWGDGAGYVFAFGDDYTLAEHPIMLDRLGKSVRDMVDRNGKPIFQLMREVDARDGSGVTYYDWPKPTSKKIVGKITYSALYKPWGMHFGAGAYLDEVDAQFVHMMKVRMARVALMALLVVLVVWLTMQSIRRSIGGEPTFAVKMVGRMADGNLSVEGAEGVKLAPGSMMHAMQRLHLKLIEVVGQVQHGSQAVSSAAQQIAKGNDDLSQRTQEQASSLEETASSMEEMTSTVRQNAENASHANQLANGAREQAERGGQVVAQAVAAMGEISASSRRIADIVGLIDEIAFQTNLLSLNAAVEAARAGEQGRGFAVVASEVRSLSQRSAAAAKEIKVLIGESVDRVQAGSALVEQSGAALADIVDSVRKVTDIVAEIAAASHEQSAGIDQVNRAVMQMDEVTQQNAALVEEAAAAARAMQEQAGQLQRQMRFFRLDGAPAKPAQAASASARVVALPRKPATRTAEPTRSTAAAGGWTEF, encoded by the coding sequence ATGTTTTCCAATGTGCACGACTTTTTTCATCGCTTGAGTCTCAATATCAAGGTGATGCTGGTGGTGGCCGTGGTGCTGGTCGGCTTGGTCGCGCTCACTGTGATGAACACCTTCCAGGGCCGCGATCTGTTGGTGCGTGGCGTGCAGGGGGCGTTGCAAAACAACGTGGAATCGGCGATCTCCATCGCCACGGCCTGGGATGAACGTGCCGCCAGGGGCGAATTGAGTCGGGCCGAGGCGCAGAAGCACGCATTGGCGCAGATCCACGACATGCGGTGGGGCGATGGTGCAGGCTACGTGTTCGCCTTCGGCGACGACTACACGCTGGCCGAGCATCCGATAATGCTGGACAGGCTCGGCAAGAGCGTACGCGACATGGTGGACCGGAATGGCAAGCCGATCTTCCAGCTGATGCGCGAAGTGGACGCTCGGGACGGCAGCGGCGTCACCTATTACGACTGGCCGAAGCCCACCAGCAAGAAGATCGTGGGCAAGATCACCTACTCGGCGTTGTACAAGCCTTGGGGCATGCACTTTGGCGCCGGCGCCTACCTCGACGAGGTCGATGCGCAATTCGTGCACATGATGAAAGTGCGCATGGCCAGGGTGGCGTTGATGGCGCTGCTGGTGGTGCTGGTGGTGTGGTTGACCATGCAAAGCATTCGTCGCAGCATCGGCGGCGAGCCGACATTCGCGGTGAAGATGGTGGGCCGCATGGCTGACGGCAATCTGTCGGTGGAAGGCGCCGAGGGCGTGAAGCTGGCGCCGGGCAGCATGATGCACGCGATGCAACGGCTGCACCTGAAACTGATCGAGGTGGTGGGCCAGGTGCAACATGGCTCGCAGGCAGTGAGCAGTGCCGCGCAGCAGATCGCCAAGGGCAATGACGACCTGAGCCAGCGCACGCAGGAACAGGCCTCCAGCCTGGAGGAAACCGCCTCGTCGATGGAGGAAATGACCTCTACCGTGAGGCAGAACGCGGAGAACGCCAGCCACGCCAATCAGTTGGCGAACGGCGCGCGCGAACAGGCCGAGCGCGGCGGCCAGGTGGTGGCGCAGGCAGTGGCGGCGATGGGCGAGATCAGCGCATCGAGCCGCCGGATCGCCGATATCGTCGGTCTGATCGACGAGATCGCGTTCCAGACCAACCTGCTCTCGTTGAACGCAGCGGTGGAGGCGGCACGCGCCGGCGAGCAGGGCCGCGGCTTCGCGGTGGTGGCCAGCGAGGTGCGCAGCCTGTCGCAGCGCAGCGCAGCGGCGGCGAAGGAAATCAAGGTGCTGATCGGCGAAAGCGTGGATCGGGTGCAGGCCGGCAGCGCGCTGGTGGAGCAGTCCGGTGCGGCGCTGGCGGACATCGTGGACAGCGTGAGGAAGGTCACCGACATCGTGGCGGAGATCGCGGCAGCCAGCCACGAGCAGTCGGCCGGCATCGACCAGGTGAACCGCGCGGTGATGCAGATGGACGAAGTGACCCAGCAGAACGCGGCGCTGGTGGAGGAAGCCGCGGCGGCGGCGCGGGCGATGCAGGAGCAGGCCGGCCAACTGCAGCGGCAGATGAGGTTCTTCCGGCTGGACGGCGCGCCGGCAAAGCCCGCGCAGGCGGCGTCGGCCTCGGCGCGCGTGGTGGCGTTGCCGCGCAAGCCGGCGACTCGCACGGCCGAACCGACCCGGTCGACCGCGGCGGCTGGCGGCTGGACCGAGTTCTGA
- a CDS encoding STAS domain-containing protein codes for MIVHHDSELDCLTLQLGERFDFSIHRDFHDACLGSGKPARSYVIDLGEVTGMDSSALGMLLLLREHAGADRADIRIVNASGELRGTLRVAGFDKLFVLH; via the coding sequence ATGATCGTCCACCACGACAGCGAACTCGATTGCCTGACCCTGCAGCTGGGCGAGCGTTTCGACTTCAGCATCCACCGCGATTTCCACGACGCCTGCCTGGGCAGCGGCAAGCCCGCGCGCAGCTACGTGATCGACCTGGGCGAGGTCACCGGCATGGACAGTTCGGCGCTCGGCATGCTGCTGCTGCTGCGCGAACACGCCGGCGCCGACCGCGCCGACATCCGCATCGTCAACGCCTCCGGCGAGCTGCGTGGCACCTTGCGCGTGGCCGGTTTCGACAAGCTGTTCGTGCTGCACTGA
- a CDS encoding chemotaxis protein CheW: MHENNADTAPTVQQLTFSLAGEEYGVDILTVREIRGWTRVTRIPQTPAYVLGVLNLRGAIVPVMDLRLRFGLERESYGDSTVMIVVAVAERLFGIVVDAVSDVVDIDMAAIRPVPDMGAIVDTRYLKGLATHAERMVMLLDVEKLMRPEDVETLDAALTDVRDVEVAA; this comes from the coding sequence ATGCATGAAAACAACGCGGACACGGCGCCCACCGTGCAGCAGCTCACCTTCAGCCTGGCTGGCGAGGAGTACGGCGTCGACATCCTGACGGTACGCGAGATCCGCGGCTGGACGCGGGTCACCCGCATTCCGCAGACGCCCGCCTATGTGCTCGGCGTGTTGAACCTGCGCGGCGCGATCGTGCCGGTGATGGACCTGCGCCTGCGCTTCGGGCTCGAGCGTGAGAGCTACGGCGACAGCACGGTGATGATCGTCGTGGCGGTGGCCGAGCGCCTGTTCGGCATCGTGGTGGATGCGGTGTCCGACGTGGTGGACATCGACATGGCGGCGATCCGGCCGGTGCCCGACATGGGCGCGATCGTCGACACCCGCTACCTGAAGGGCCTGGCCACCCATGCCGAACGCATGGTGATGCTGCTGGACGTGGAGAAGCTGATGCGTCCGGAAGACGTTGAAACCCTGGACGCCGCGCTGACGGACGTCCGGGATGTCGAAGTTGCCGCCTGA
- a CDS encoding methyl-accepting chemotaxis protein codes for MNIKKFMARFTRLPTLSVRARLIGTFALLGLMLAAGAAVGLGMMQWQNEGLRHSYEEGMVPAQLMATLRARSLMNFVVLGEAAGAIKKPDQVRQKVAESEKLQQEVAGIDKQLSALPMSPQIAAKYKAYRATDAEYESGLKDIYDALRQADEGTSDLLEMQVRPQLMLRVDTLDKLTQAQSDEVKQTYQTQVGRYKVVRLLVLAALIGGLLLALLVSTLLVRSISGTLAHVVKVAHAISEGQLGHAIRVGRHDELGRLLEAFRVMDERLGAIVGEVRHGSDAVSSAAQQIARGNDDLSQRTQEQASSLEETASSMEEMTSTVKQNAENASHANQLARGAREQAERGGEVAGKAIAAMGEIDASSRKIGDIVGLIQEIAFQTNLLALNAAVEAARAGEQGRGFAVVASEVRSLAQRSAGAAKEIKGLIAESEEKVKSGSELVNQSGKALAEIVESVKKVTDIVAEIAAASQEQSAGIDQVNNAVMQMDEMTQQNAALVEEASAAARAMQEQAGELSEQVGFFHLAGDGAAKEAAPQDRAKDVSRATEAVFAAVRKTPPRMASAAETADAGAWKEF; via the coding sequence ATGAACATCAAGAAATTCATGGCACGTTTTACCAGGCTGCCGACGCTGTCCGTCAGGGCGCGCCTGATCGGCACGTTCGCGCTGCTCGGGCTGATGCTCGCGGCGGGCGCGGCGGTCGGCCTCGGCATGATGCAATGGCAGAACGAGGGCCTGCGCCACAGCTACGAGGAGGGTATGGTGCCGGCGCAGCTGATGGCCACCTTGCGCGCCAGGTCGCTGATGAACTTCGTCGTGCTCGGCGAGGCGGCGGGGGCGATCAAGAAGCCTGACCAGGTGAGGCAGAAGGTTGCGGAGTCCGAGAAGCTCCAGCAGGAGGTCGCCGGGATCGACAAGCAGCTGTCGGCGCTGCCGATGAGCCCGCAGATCGCGGCGAAGTACAAGGCCTACCGCGCCACCGACGCGGAGTACGAGAGCGGCCTGAAGGACATCTACGATGCCCTGCGCCAGGCCGATGAAGGCACCAGCGACCTGCTGGAAATGCAGGTGCGCCCGCAGCTGATGCTGCGCGTGGACACGCTCGACAAGCTCACGCAGGCGCAGAGCGACGAGGTGAAGCAGACGTACCAGACCCAGGTCGGCCGCTACAAGGTGGTGCGGCTGCTGGTGCTCGCCGCGCTTATTGGCGGCCTGCTGCTCGCACTGCTGGTGTCGACCTTGCTGGTGCGCTCGATCAGCGGCACGCTGGCGCATGTGGTGAAGGTGGCGCATGCCATTTCCGAAGGCCAGCTGGGCCATGCGATCAGGGTCGGGCGGCACGATGAGCTGGGCCGGCTGCTGGAGGCCTTCCGCGTCATGGACGAGCGCCTCGGCGCGATCGTGGGCGAGGTGCGCCACGGCTCCGATGCGGTCAGCAGCGCGGCGCAGCAGATCGCGCGCGGCAACGACGACCTCAGTCAGCGCACGCAGGAGCAGGCCTCCAGCCTGGAGGAAACCGCCTCGTCGATGGAGGAGATGACCTCCACCGTGAAGCAGAACGCGGAGAACGCCAGCCACGCCAACCAGCTCGCCCGCGGCGCGCGCGAGCAGGCCGAGCGCGGCGGCGAGGTGGCCGGCAAGGCGATTGCCGCGATGGGCGAGATCGACGCCTCCAGCCGCAAGATCGGCGACATCGTGGGGCTGATCCAGGAGATCGCGTTCCAGACCAACCTGCTGGCGCTGAACGCGGCGGTGGAAGCGGCGCGTGCCGGCGAGCAGGGCCGCGGCTTCGCGGTGGTGGCCAGCGAGGTGCGCAGCCTGGCGCAGCGCAGCGCCGGCGCGGCGAAGGAGATCAAGGGCCTGATCGCCGAGAGCGAGGAGAAGGTGAAGAGCGGCTCGGAGCTGGTCAACCAGTCCGGCAAGGCGCTGGCCGAGATCGTCGAGAGCGTGAAGAAGGTCACCGACATCGTGGCCGAGATCGCCGCGGCCAGCCAGGAGCAGTCGGCCGGCATCGACCAGGTCAACAACGCGGTGATGCAGATGGACGAGATGACCCAGCAGAACGCCGCGCTGGTCGAGGAGGCCTCGGCGGCGGCCCGCGCCATGCAGGAGCAGGCCGGCGAGCTGTCCGAGCAGGTCGGCTTCTTCCACCTGGCCGGCGATGGCGCAGCGAAGGAGGCCGCGCCGCAGGATCGCGCGAAGGACGTGAGCCGGGCCACAGAGGCGGTGTTCGCCGCCGTGCGCAAGACGCCGCCGCGGATGGCGTCCGCCGCCGAGACGGCGGACGCTGGCGCCTGGAAGGAATTCTGA
- a CDS encoding response regulator — translation MAKILAVDDSVSMRGMVAFTLRGAGHEVAEAENGQLALDVARGSSFDLVLADVNMPVMDGIAMVRELRAMDAYKGVPILMLTTESHTEKKMEGKAAGATGWLVKPFDPEQLLATVKRVLG, via the coding sequence ATGGCAAAGATTCTTGCGGTGGACGATTCGGTTTCGATGCGCGGCATGGTGGCGTTCACCCTGCGCGGCGCGGGACACGAGGTGGCCGAGGCCGAGAACGGGCAGCTGGCGCTGGACGTCGCGCGCGGCAGCTCGTTCGACCTGGTGCTGGCCGACGTCAACATGCCGGTGATGGACGGCATCGCGATGGTGCGCGAGCTGCGTGCGATGGATGCCTACAAGGGCGTGCCGATCCTGATGCTGACCACCGAGTCGCACACCGAGAAGAAGATGGAAGGCAAGGCGGCCGGCGCCACCGGCTGGCTGGTCAAGCCGTTCGATCCGGAACAGCTGCTGGCCACCGTCAAGCGCGTGCTGGGCTGA
- a CDS encoding CheR family methyltransferase: MGAVAGMIGGDPGPADGGAVLLGDAEFRFLREFVHEYCGISLGEHKRQLVQGRLARRLRALGLHHFGAYCELLRRDPDSELDNLASVISTNVTSFFREQHHYDLLVDELLPQWLQQKRRSGDRLRIWSAGCSTGEEPYALAMVLAEALERHGGAGLDAKILATDLSPQVLETARNGVYPLERLAGVSDERRRRWMLRGAGEYEGFACVHPRLRELVSVQPLNLLHEWPMRGPFDAIFCRNVVIYFDQPTKQQLFRRYAALLPAGGYLFLGHSESLHGINDDFELIGRTVYRKRG; this comes from the coding sequence ATGGGCGCCGTCGCCGGCATGATCGGAGGCGATCCGGGGCCGGCGGACGGCGGCGCGGTGCTGCTCGGCGATGCCGAGTTCCGCTTCCTGCGCGAGTTCGTCCACGAGTATTGCGGCATCTCGCTGGGCGAGCACAAGCGCCAGCTGGTGCAGGGGCGCCTGGCGCGGCGGCTGCGCGCGCTGGGCCTGCACCACTTCGGCGCCTATTGCGAGCTGTTGCGGCGCGACCCGGACAGCGAGCTGGACAACCTTGCCAGCGTGATCAGCACCAACGTGACCTCGTTCTTCCGCGAGCAGCATCATTACGACCTGCTGGTCGACGAATTGCTGCCGCAATGGCTGCAGCAGAAGCGCCGCAGCGGCGATCGCCTGCGGATCTGGTCCGCCGGCTGTTCTACCGGCGAGGAGCCGTACGCGCTGGCGATGGTGCTGGCCGAGGCGCTGGAGCGCCATGGCGGGGCGGGCCTGGATGCGAAGATCCTCGCCACCGACCTGTCGCCGCAGGTGCTGGAAACCGCGCGCAACGGCGTCTACCCGCTGGAACGGCTGGCCGGCGTCAGCGACGAACGCCGGCGCCGCTGGATGCTGCGCGGCGCCGGCGAATATGAAGGCTTCGCCTGCGTGCATCCGCGCCTGCGCGAACTGGTGAGCGTGCAGCCGCTGAACCTGTTGCACGAGTGGCCCATGCGCGGTCCGTTCGACGCGATCTTCTGCCGCAACGTGGTGATCTACTTCGACCAGCCAACCAAGCAGCAGCTGTTTCGCCGCTACGCCGCGCTGCTGCCGGCGGGCGGCTACCTGTTCCTCGGCCATTCCGAGTCGCTGCACGGCATCAACGACGATTTCGAGCTGATCGGCCGCACCGTCTACCGGAAGCGCGGATGA
- a CDS encoding methyl-accepting chemotaxis protein gives MSFTPASLFRHQLVGWIASAVALLLALAWHPAWLAPLLVVALTLAWAVPTRPAAPPVAQTVAGARAEPVREALEDVRSALVDELGHATRELHQGLDLLRDAVSELGGGFDGLSSKTALQQSLLKQIIEVQDGDVSVQDFAARTGDLLEHFVGMIVQMSRESLRIVYRIDGMAKEMDAVFGLLRNVNTIAEETNLLALNAAIEAARAGESGRGFAVVAGEIRNLASNSNQLNEQIGGHVERARSAMEQLRGLIGAMASQDLNVALSAKGGIDAMTAHVTESDARTSAVADQAVEINRGLGSDVSTTIRSLQFEDILSQLISQTRTRLTELQEVTTECTRDIEELACASLEADALEERAQRVRSRLAIQREKARLRSRGPALQNTMDAGEIELF, from the coding sequence ATGTCATTCACTCCTGCCTCGTTGTTCCGACACCAGCTTGTGGGCTGGATCGCCAGCGCCGTCGCCTTGTTGCTGGCGCTGGCCTGGCACCCCGCCTGGCTGGCGCCGCTGCTGGTGGTTGCGCTGACCTTGGCTTGGGCCGTGCCGACACGACCCGCCGCGCCGCCGGTTGCGCAGACTGTTGCCGGCGCGCGCGCCGAGCCGGTACGCGAGGCGCTGGAGGATGTGCGCAGCGCGCTGGTCGACGAGCTCGGCCATGCCACCCGCGAGCTGCATCAGGGCCTGGACCTGCTGCGCGACGCGGTGTCCGAGCTGGGCGGCGGCTTCGACGGCCTGTCCAGCAAGACCGCGCTGCAGCAGTCGCTGCTCAAGCAGATCATCGAGGTGCAGGACGGCGACGTGTCGGTGCAGGATTTCGCCGCGCGCACCGGCGACCTGCTGGAGCACTTCGTCGGCATGATCGTGCAGATGTCGCGCGAGAGCCTGCGCATCGTCTACCGCATCGACGGCATGGCGAAGGAGATGGACGCGGTATTCGGCCTGCTGCGCAACGTCAATACCATCGCCGAGGAGACCAACCTGCTGGCGCTGAACGCCGCGATCGAGGCCGCGCGCGCCGGCGAATCCGGTCGCGGCTTCGCGGTGGTGGCCGGCGAGATCCGCAACCTGGCGAGCAACTCCAACCAGCTCAACGAGCAGATCGGCGGCCACGTCGAGCGCGCGCGCTCGGCGATGGAGCAACTGCGCGGGCTGATCGGCGCAATGGCCTCGCAGGACCTCAACGTGGCCTTGTCGGCCAAGGGCGGCATCGACGCGATGACCGCCCATGTCACCGAGAGCGACGCGCGCACCAGCGCGGTGGCCGACCAGGCGGTGGAAATCAATCGCGGCCTCGGCAGCGACGTCTCCACCACCATCCGTTCGCTGCAGTTCGAGGACATCCTGAGCCAGCTGATCAGCCAGACCCGCACCCGGCTGACCGAGCTGCAGGAAGTCACCACCGAATGCACCCGCGACATCGAGGAGCTGGCCTGCGCTTCGCTGGAGGCCGACGCGCTGGAGGAACGCGCCCAGCGCGTGCGCAGCCGGCTGGCGATCCAGCGCGAGAAGGCGCGCCTGCGCTCGCGCGGCCCGGCGCTGCAGAACACCATGGACGCCGGCGAAATCGAACTCTTCTGA
- the cheD gene encoding chemoreceptor glutamine deamidase CheD yields MTPVVTVERRSATLPEAMPGFEHLRRFWDPTQGRMVVRVLPGEFYVSGSDELVSTVLGSCVSACIHDAERGVGGMNHFMLPEPTGERDSWSSANGRAARYGSDAMEQLINAVLKAGGQRANLRVKVFGGGRVLAQLSDVGQRNIDFVHRYIEAERLQLAAEDLGDVYPRQVQFFPHSGRVRVRQLRRSDDVALVADERGYLKRLANDPIKGEVELF; encoded by the coding sequence ATGACGCCGGTAGTGACGGTCGAGCGCCGTAGCGCCACGCTGCCCGAGGCCATGCCCGGCTTCGAGCACCTGCGCCGGTTCTGGGACCCGACCCAGGGCCGCATGGTGGTGCGGGTGCTGCCGGGCGAGTTCTACGTGAGCGGCAGCGACGAGCTGGTCAGCACCGTGCTCGGTTCGTGCGTGTCGGCCTGCATCCACGACGCGGAACGCGGCGTCGGCGGCATGAACCACTTCATGCTGCCCGAGCCCACCGGCGAGCGCGACAGCTGGTCGTCGGCCAACGGGCGCGCGGCGCGCTATGGCAGCGACGCGATGGAGCAGCTGATCAACGCCGTCCTGAAGGCGGGCGGCCAGCGCGCGAACCTGCGCGTGAAGGTGTTCGGCGGTGGCCGCGTGCTGGCCCAGCTGAGCGACGTGGGCCAGCGCAACATCGACTTCGTGCACCGCTACATCGAGGCCGAAAGGCTGCAGCTGGCGGCGGAGGACCTGGGCGACGTCTACCCGCGCCAGGTGCAGTTCTTCCCGCACAGCGGCCGGGTCCGCGTGCGCCAGTTGCGCCGCAGCGACGACGTGGCGCTGGTGGCCGACGAGCGCGGCTACCTCAAGCGTTTGGCAAACGATCCGATAAAGGGTGAGGTCGAGCTGTTCTAG